In the genome of Rhodothermales bacterium, one region contains:
- a CDS encoding aminoglycoside phosphotransferase family protein codes for MSPETTQKHRAFPEEDRVHSWLRHLLTDASDIPGHSGVQEPPVRAGSAAVQRVERVEGGLLNHVWRVWVGSPDAKVSCILKYTPPHVASAPETPLSQRRAWFEQQALLRVADWNPGHGLDIRTPRLLAADPDLGLTLMEDMGPGNASSAVTTLDVRRVGTWLARLHAQAAPNHHNLDVQRSRLEMQYERVGEWLGGAGVAEAGAIGEEARRLGLLWLEAGPCFIHGDLWPPSILIGAGDGAGEAKGVDSAGLAVIDWEFSTMGWPAQDLGHLAAHLMLAGQAEKIEELLEAWGAEAGPSVRAAFHRRHMQIHIRAEVAMRLYGPFRSDNLNTATCRRFDDAFWSLRALDPAP; via the coding sequence ATGAGCCCTGAGACCACGCAAAAACACCGCGCATTCCCCGAAGAGGACCGGGTTCATTCGTGGCTTCGGCACCTGCTGACGGATGCGTCAGATATTCCGGGGCACTCAGGAGTCCAAGAGCCTCCGGTGCGGGCGGGTTCTGCAGCGGTACAGCGCGTGGAACGGGTCGAGGGCGGCTTGCTGAACCATGTGTGGCGCGTCTGGGTCGGCAGCCCAGATGCCAAAGTATCCTGCATCCTGAAATACACACCGCCCCATGTGGCTTCGGCGCCGGAAACCCCGCTTTCCCAGCGACGGGCCTGGTTCGAGCAGCAGGCGCTCCTCCGGGTTGCGGACTGGAATCCGGGACATGGATTGGACATCCGGACGCCCCGCCTGTTGGCCGCCGATCCGGACCTCGGGTTGACGCTCATGGAGGACATGGGCCCAGGGAACGCCTCTTCGGCGGTCACTACACTGGATGTTCGGCGCGTGGGGACCTGGCTGGCCCGCCTCCACGCCCAGGCCGCGCCGAACCACCACAATCTGGATGTGCAGCGCTCGCGACTGGAAATGCAGTATGAACGGGTCGGGGAGTGGCTCGGCGGTGCCGGAGTGGCCGAGGCCGGGGCCATCGGCGAGGAAGCTCGAAGACTCGGCCTGCTCTGGCTCGAAGCCGGTCCGTGTTTCATTCACGGGGATCTGTGGCCACCATCCATACTGATTGGGGCGGGTGATGGGGCGGGCGAGGCGAAGGGGGTGGACTCAGCCGGGCTCGCCGTCATCGACTGGGAGTTTTCCACCATGGGCTGGCCGGCACAGGACCTGGGCCACCTGGCCGCGCATTTGATGTTGGCGGGTCAGGCCGAAAAAATCGAGGAATTGTTGGAGGCGTGGGGCGCCGAGGCGGGGCCATCGGTGCGCGCGGCGTTCCATCGGCGCCACATGCAGATCCATATCCGGGCCGAGGTCGCCATGCGGCTGTATGGGCCGTTCCGATCGGACAACCTCAATACAGCCACATGTCGAAGATTCGACGATGCGTTCTGGTCACTTCGTGCGCTGGACCCAGCACCGTGA
- a CDS encoding zinc ABC transporter substrate-binding protein: MRAFLAFMILGVSILAGCGPRDARERGPVSAENPLRVVATTSILGDVVREVGGDLVDVQALMGPGIDPHLYKASEGDVVRMSSADVVFYNGLHLEGKMVEIFEQMHERGLPVYAATNAIAPDSLLQSALFTGNFDPHIWFDVLLWEQAVHYVGERLAGLDEENAAYYRERAATYGRVLADLDAEVNEALAVIPAEFRVLITSHDAFGYFGRAYGFDVRGLQGISTATEAGTGDVQELAAFVSDRRIPAMFVESSISPRGIQAVREAVRDRGFEVRIGGTLYGDALGPAGSPADTYIGMVRTNVSTIIAGLHE, from the coding sequence ATGCGTGCCTTCCTTGCTTTCATGATCCTGGGCGTGTCGATTCTTGCCGGGTGCGGCCCGCGGGACGCGCGCGAACGTGGTCCCGTTTCGGCTGAAAACCCGCTCCGGGTCGTTGCGACCACGAGCATCCTGGGCGACGTCGTCCGCGAAGTCGGAGGGGACCTGGTCGACGTCCAGGCGCTCATGGGCCCCGGGATTGACCCCCATCTCTACAAGGCCAGCGAAGGGGATGTAGTCCGCATGTCATCGGCCGATGTCGTTTTCTACAACGGCCTCCACCTCGAGGGCAAGATGGTGGAGATTTTCGAGCAGATGCACGAACGGGGATTGCCCGTGTATGCGGCAACCAACGCCATTGCGCCGGACAGTCTGCTTCAATCCGCCCTGTTCACCGGAAATTTCGACCCGCATATCTGGTTCGATGTCCTGCTGTGGGAGCAGGCGGTCCACTATGTGGGCGAACGGCTTGCCGGACTGGATGAGGAAAACGCGGCGTACTATCGGGAGCGAGCAGCCACGTACGGTAGGGTGCTGGCCGATCTGGACGCGGAGGTGAACGAGGCCTTGGCGGTCATCCCGGCGGAATTCCGTGTGCTCATTACCTCACACGACGCGTTCGGGTATTTCGGGCGTGCCTACGGGTTCGACGTGCGTGGATTGCAGGGCATAAGTACGGCCACCGAGGCTGGCACCGGGGACGTGCAGGAATTGGCGGCGTTCGTCTCGGACCGGCGCATTCCGGCCATGTTCGTCGAGTCGTCCATCTCACCACGGGGCATCCAGGCTGTACGTGAGGCCGTGCGGGACCGCGGTTTCGAGGTCCGGATAGGCGGCACGCTGTACGGCGACGCCCTGGGTCCTGCCGGAAGTCCGGCCGATACCTACATTGGGATGGTCAGAACGAACGTGTCGACCATCATTGCCGGTTTGCATGAGTGA
- a CDS encoding metal ABC transporter ATP-binding protein, whose translation MSDFAIDVRDLTVAYREKPVLWDIDLQVPSGVLMAIVGPNGAGKTTFLKAVLGLVRPAAGSVLINGSPLSDERHRVAYVPQRGSVDWDFPTNVLDVVTMGLYGRLGWIRRPGRRERDAALHALVQVGMEAFADRQISQLSGGQQQRVFLARALVQDAQIYFMDEPFQGVDAVTEKAIVDLLRVLREKGRTVVVVHHDLQTVPEYFDQVMLLNVRRIASGPVADVFTEDHLRTTYGGRVSFVKAVARPVDRS comes from the coding sequence ATGAGTGACTTCGCCATTGATGTCCGCGACCTGACGGTCGCGTATCGGGAAAAGCCTGTCCTGTGGGATATCGACCTGCAAGTCCCGTCCGGTGTTCTCATGGCCATCGTAGGGCCGAACGGGGCCGGAAAGACCACCTTCTTGAAGGCGGTTCTGGGCCTGGTCCGGCCAGCGGCCGGATCCGTGCTCATCAACGGGAGCCCGCTGTCGGATGAGCGGCACCGTGTGGCGTATGTACCCCAACGCGGAAGTGTGGACTGGGATTTTCCGACCAATGTCCTGGACGTGGTCACCATGGGGCTCTACGGTCGGCTGGGATGGATCCGCCGCCCGGGACGCCGGGAGCGGGATGCCGCCCTCCATGCGTTGGTTCAGGTTGGCATGGAGGCTTTCGCCGACAGACAGATCTCGCAGCTGTCGGGCGGACAGCAGCAACGGGTGTTCCTGGCAAGGGCCCTCGTGCAGGATGCCCAGATCTACTTCATGGACGAACCCTTCCAGGGGGTGGATGCCGTCACGGAAAAGGCCATCGTGGACTTGCTGCGCGTCCTGCGGGAAAAAGGGCGAACCGTCGTCGTCGTCCACCACGATCTGCAGACCGTGCCCGAATATTTTGACCAGGTCATGCTCCTGAACGTGCGTCGGATTGCCAGCGGTCCGGTGGCCGACGTGTTCACGGAGGATCATCTCCGGACGACCTACGGAGGACGGGTATCTTTCGTCAAGGCCGTCGCCAGACCGGTTGACCGGTCATGA
- a CDS encoding ATP-binding cassette domain-containing protein → MIVEHLEKSFRKGSVVEPVLRGVSFELGGGDRLAVLGASGCGKTTLLRVLAGLIPGDAGRVELGGEDVSAWPPERRRIVYMPQDALLFPHLSARGNVAFPLQVRRPVPDDANAQVDDLLDRLDLWEHRDKQPHELSGGQQQRVAFGRALLAEPRVLLLDEPFGALDHLARNAMQDVYLELSVARGLSSVFVTHDPREALRVGNRWAWMEQGRLVLVPSKERFVAMEQTGIPREQAFWREVGGV, encoded by the coding sequence ATGATCGTTGAGCATCTTGAAAAATCGTTCCGGAAGGGGTCGGTCGTGGAGCCCGTCCTTCGCGGGGTGTCGTTCGAGCTCGGCGGTGGCGACCGACTGGCCGTCCTGGGTGCGTCCGGATGCGGTAAAACGACATTGCTGCGCGTCCTGGCCGGTCTCATTCCGGGTGATGCGGGGCGCGTCGAGCTCGGCGGTGAGGACGTCTCGGCGTGGCCGCCGGAACGCAGACGGATTGTGTACATGCCACAGGATGCGCTCCTGTTTCCCCATCTGTCTGCCCGCGGTAACGTAGCCTTCCCGCTGCAGGTCCGTCGCCCCGTTCCGGATGATGCCAATGCGCAGGTGGACGACCTGCTGGATCGCCTGGACCTGTGGGAGCACCGGGACAAGCAGCCGCACGAACTTTCCGGCGGGCAGCAGCAACGGGTGGCTTTCGGACGGGCCCTGCTGGCGGAGCCCCGTGTTCTGTTGTTGGATGAGCCGTTCGGGGCGCTCGATCATCTGGCCCGCAATGCCATGCAGGACGTCTATCTGGAGCTCTCGGTGGCCAGGGGTCTGTCGTCCGTTTTCGTGACCCACGATCCGCGCGAGGCGCTACGGGTGGGAAACCGTTGGGCCTGGATGGAGCAGGGGCGTCTGGTATTGGTCCCGTCGAAAGAGCGTTTCGTGGCCATGGAGCAGACGGGGATTCCCCGCGAGCAAGCCTTCTGGCGGGAGGTGGGGGGCGTATGA
- a CDS encoding ABC transporter substrate-binding protein — protein MTGWIRYRRSVGLADASCVLVAVLGLALLAGCRPEPAGLEDPASAPWNEVLDAARDREVHMMMWMGDPLINQYMRTWVAPRLDSLFDITLTLVPAQGNEIVSRLVTEIELGAGESAADLVWINGETFYQLRQADGLYGPFVDALPNAAYVATQDPFIHTDFQQPVEGYESPWGSVQFVMIADSARVTEVPRTRDALDTWIRAHPGRFTMDRSFTGLTFLKMLFIDMAGGMDRVTGPFREDVYAPVSDSLFSWLESLRPYFWREGRSFPEGVADLHRLFDAGQVDFSMSNNDGEVDNKVRQGILPPGSFGWIPAFGSIRNTHFLGIPRLASEKAAAMVVADFLLGPEAQFHKQDPAIWGDGTVLDPAQLSPEWQRRFATATARRRTPAPAVLRANALPEPAPEFMIRLDEDFRRRMVRP, from the coding sequence ATGACGGGATGGATCCGGTACAGGCGGTCAGTCGGGCTCGCTGATGCTTCCTGCGTCCTTGTCGCGGTTCTGGGGCTTGCCCTCTTGGCCGGGTGTCGGCCGGAGCCGGCCGGTCTGGAGGACCCCGCGTCCGCCCCGTGGAATGAGGTGCTTGACGCGGCCCGCGACCGCGAGGTGCATATGATGATGTGGATGGGCGATCCGCTCATCAATCAGTACATGCGGACCTGGGTCGCGCCGCGCCTGGATTCGTTGTTCGATATCACATTGACATTGGTGCCGGCCCAGGGGAACGAAATCGTTTCGCGTCTGGTGACGGAGATCGAGTTGGGTGCCGGGGAGTCCGCCGCCGACCTGGTCTGGATAAACGGTGAGACGTTCTATCAACTGCGGCAGGCGGATGGATTGTACGGTCCGTTCGTGGATGCCCTGCCGAATGCGGCGTACGTGGCGACGCAGGACCCGTTCATCCACACGGACTTCCAGCAACCGGTGGAAGGGTATGAGAGCCCGTGGGGTTCGGTACAGTTCGTGATGATCGCCGATTCGGCCCGTGTGACGGAGGTTCCGCGCACCCGGGACGCCCTGGATACATGGATCCGGGCGCATCCGGGCCGATTCACGATGGACCGATCCTTCACCGGACTGACCTTCCTGAAGATGCTGTTCATTGACATGGCCGGCGGCATGGACCGGGTGACCGGACCATTCCGGGAGGACGTGTACGCACCCGTGTCCGACTCCTTGTTCTCGTGGCTCGAGTCGCTTCGACCGTATTTCTGGCGCGAGGGGCGTTCCTTTCCGGAAGGCGTGGCCGACCTCCACCGATTGTTCGACGCCGGGCAGGTGGACTTCTCCATGAGCAACAATGACGGGGAGGTGGACAACAAGGTCCGGCAGGGCATCCTGCCGCCCGGGTCCTTCGGATGGATTCCTGCCTTCGGGAGCATCCGGAACACACACTTCCTGGGTATTCCCCGGCTGGCTTCGGAAAAGGCCGCGGCCATGGTGGTGGCGGATTTCCTGCTGGGGCCGGAGGCCCAGTTCCACAAACAGGATCCCGCCATCTGGGGCGATGGCACGGTGCTGGATCCGGCGCAGTTGTCCCCGGAGTGGCAGCGACGGTTCGCGACCGCGACGGCGCGTCGGCGCACGCCGGCTCCTGCGGTCTTGCGCGCGAACGCACTGCCGGAACCCGCGCCGGAATTCATGATCCGTCTGGACGAGGACTTCCGCCGGCGGATGGTGCGGCCGTGA
- a CDS encoding 5'-methylthioadenosine phosphorylase has protein sequence MAPASVAVVVGSAWADGLPWPTERLDVQTPFGGAVLHRVTDVPRPAWILARHGIPHTLYPQDIPYRANAWALRAAGVRALLVTSSVGILRREVPLDVLLEVGDLLWPENRLPDGSACTLGGGHLVVQDGVFHTGLRAKVRSLCGRRGIEVGGPVVFTYAGGPRTKTAAENRYWASAGADVNSMTLAPEVVLAAELGIPVAALVVGHKYSHPDIENPPSDGISASLDASRRMLSRAIRGFLEEAAAEQDGNQMYRF, from the coding sequence GTGGCACCGGCATCCGTCGCGGTAGTCGTGGGCAGCGCGTGGGCCGACGGCCTGCCATGGCCGACCGAGCGCTTGGACGTGCAAACGCCCTTCGGCGGGGCGGTGCTGCATCGCGTGACGGACGTGCCTCGTCCCGCCTGGATCCTTGCCCGGCATGGGATTCCCCATACCCTGTATCCCCAGGACATTCCGTACCGGGCGAACGCCTGGGCGCTCCGGGCGGCGGGAGTCCGGGCGCTTCTGGTCACCAGTTCGGTGGGCATCCTCCGGCGCGAGGTCCCGCTGGATGTGCTCCTGGAGGTCGGGGACCTGCTCTGGCCGGAAAACCGGTTGCCGGACGGAAGTGCGTGCACCCTGGGTGGCGGGCACCTCGTGGTCCAGGACGGCGTTTTTCATACCGGCCTGCGCGCGAAGGTGCGGTCCCTGTGCGGGCGGCGCGGCATTGAAGTGGGTGGCCCCGTGGTGTTCACGTATGCGGGTGGCCCCCGCACCAAGACAGCTGCTGAAAACAGGTACTGGGCCTCCGCAGGCGCCGATGTGAACTCCATGACCCTGGCCCCGGAGGTTGTCCTGGCGGCCGAACTGGGCATACCCGTCGCGGCCCTGGTGGTCGGGCACAAATATTCGCACCCGGACATCGAGAACCCGCCGTCCGATGGGATTTCCGCGTCGTTGGATGCCTCCCGCCGCATGTTGTCGCGGGCCATCCGCGGTTTCCTGGAGGAGGCTGCGGCCGAGCAGGATGGCAACCAGATGTACCGGTTCTGA
- a CDS encoding tetratricopeptide repeat protein → MSYDLQSFQEDVIDASFKRPVVVDFWAPWCGPCRVLGPVLEKLAGEQAHRWTLVKINSDEHPELAQQFGVRGIPSVKMVVEGRLVDEFTGALPEAAIRQWLDKALPTEEKKGVAQAEDLLEAGDVAAAVRILEAVLAAEPTNAQAAGLLAPLLVVDDTPRARALADTAATGEPRFVQNADAVRVLADALERDDFSVLDGEPATGTYRGAIEAIRAGEPDAAIRMLIEVLQKNRMIDEDGARKLGVALFTVLGPAHEVTRTHRRIFDMWLY, encoded by the coding sequence ATGTCGTACGACCTTCAAAGCTTTCAAGAAGATGTCATCGACGCCAGCTTTAAACGGCCCGTCGTGGTCGATTTCTGGGCGCCCTGGTGTGGCCCCTGTCGCGTCCTGGGCCCCGTGCTCGAAAAACTGGCTGGCGAGCAGGCCCATCGCTGGACGCTGGTGAAGATCAACTCGGACGAACATCCCGAGTTGGCCCAGCAGTTCGGGGTTCGGGGCATTCCTTCCGTCAAGATGGTGGTGGAAGGCCGGCTCGTCGATGAATTCACCGGTGCGTTGCCGGAAGCAGCCATTCGTCAGTGGTTGGACAAGGCTTTGCCGACCGAGGAGAAGAAGGGCGTCGCGCAGGCGGAAGATCTGCTGGAGGCCGGCGACGTCGCGGCCGCCGTACGCATCCTGGAGGCCGTCCTGGCGGCCGAGCCCACGAATGCCCAGGCTGCCGGACTCCTCGCGCCCCTGTTGGTTGTGGATGATACGCCTCGGGCCCGCGCGCTGGCCGATACGGCAGCGACCGGCGAACCCCGATTCGTGCAGAACGCGGACGCCGTCCGGGTGCTGGCCGATGCGCTCGAGCGGGATGACTTCTCGGTGTTGGACGGAGAGCCTGCGACCGGTACCTACCGCGGCGCCATTGAGGCCATCCGGGCCGGAGAACCCGATGCCGCCATCCGCATGCTCATCGAGGTCCTGCAGAAGAACCGGATGATTGACGAGGATGGCGCCCGGAAACTGGGCGTGGCGCTGTTCACGGTGCTGGGTCCAGCGCACGAAGTGACCAGAACGCATCGTCGAATCTTCGACATGTGGCTGTATTGA